In the Garciella nitratireducens DSM 15102 genome, AATTCCAAAGACAATAAAAAATATACCTAGTAATATTGAAATAATCATTAATAAAAATCCCACTTTATTTACCCCCTTTCAAGATAAATTATTCTATCATGACGTTTAGCCACTTCTAAATCATGAGTTACAGTAATAATAGTAGTGTCAAATTCTTTATTCATTTTAAAAAGTAAATTTACAATTCTTTCTTTGTTCTTCATATCCAAAGATGCTGTCGGTTCATCAGCTAAAATAATTTTAGGTTTCATAATGATTCCTCTAGCAAAAACAGCCCTAGATCTTTCTCCACCAGAACAATCAAGTGGCTTCTTTTTTAAAATATGTTCTATTCCGATTGCATTCATTGCACTTTCGAAATCCTCTAATATAGATTCTTTTTTTTCAGAGTCTGCATAAAGTAAAGGCAATTTGATATTATCTTCCACTGTCAAAGAATTGATTAATGCTGACTCTTGGAGGACAAAACCAATCTTTTGATTTCGCCATTGCGCTAACTTACTTTCATGTAAATTATCAGTTAACGAGCCAAAAAGAGTATACTTTCCCTTATACTGTGTATCTAGCAATCCAATAATATTGAGTAAAGAGCTTTTTCCTACTCCAGATTCGCCTACAATAGCAATTTTTTCACCAGCGTTAACTTCAAGTTTAAAATTATTCAAGATTGAAAGATGTGTCTTCTTAAACACTTTTTCTTTAATATTTAGATTGATAATATTCTTCATTGTAATACCCCCAAAGAAATTGGAATTTTTTTGATTTTTCTTACCATGTTTTCGACAATAATCATTCCAATAATAATATCAAAAAGGATAACTACCAATAAAGCAAGCCAATCGATTCCTATTAAACCAAATAATCCATAAGTAGCAAAGAAAGTGTCTTTTTTTAACCAAAATCCGTATCTATTATATGCAGTGATTAAAAAAATCACTATTAGGTTAATAAAGAATAATATCCCAAAATAACTATATAATATTTTTCTTAATTTTGAATAACTTAATCCAATTAATAAATTAATTGTGAAGTCTTTCAACATTAAACGAATACTAATCAATGTATTCCAAATAGAAAGGCAAGTTATAATTACAAGCAAAATCAATGTTATCATAGATATGATTTTTAATGAATTCAGATAATAATCTTTGAAAAAATCATTATTTTCTTTTTGACTATAAAAATTAAATTTCAAACCCAGATTCTTTTGTATATACTCGCTTAAATCCACTGTTCTTTCTTTTGTAGATTGAAGAATTATGATGTCCATTAGTCCATTTACATGAAAATCAATATTTGCATGTTTAATAAACGTCTCATTTACTGGAAAAAAAATCGAAAAATTATAGTAGGTCTTTGAATTAAGCGCATAAAAATTAGAATGATGGGCATTTTGTTTTAAAACACCTTGAACTTTTAGAGTTATTGGTTGTTCAACTACAGGATCTGTAATTTTTATTGTTGATCCCATAGGATATGTTTTACTTAAACCTTTTCCTATCAAAACAGGTATTTCGTCCTTATTAAATTGGTAATCAAAATCTAATTTTGTCCCTTGTGAAAGTTCAAATTGATTTAAGTTATAAAACTCTTCATTCATATAATTCAATGATATTTCCATATCATCATTGTTGGGTAAGGATATAATAAATCCATCTGTATATAAAGCGTAATTAAAATTGCTATTTAAATAGTCATATACTTTTTGTGTCTCTTTCTCTGTAATTCTATCAAAGTTAGTCTCACTATCTGGATCTAAGTTAGCAATGTAAATATCTTCTTGATCCATATTTTCCATTTCCTGATACCCTTGAAAAGTTGACAAAATCGAACGCGCGACAGTAAAAGTTAGATAATTCGCGGCAAAAAGTAATAGAATCATACTTATACTAAGTATCCATCTTTTTAAAAATATTCTTTTAATAAAAAACTTAAAAATTTTCATATTTCCTCACCTGACTTGCACTAATTAATATATATGTGCTAAAAATATAAACTAAGTAGAGATTGCTGGTTAAATTGTAATTTAAATAAACATTTATCACTATGGATAGAATATAAATAAGTCCTAATATCGTTAGACAATTCAACATATATCGAATTGTGATATTTAATAAAGTATCCCCTACAAGTATTCTGCAATATATTTCTGTTTTTTTTCTATGTAACATTTGATAATGAAATACTATCACAATAGACGTAAGTAAAAAATTAATTATAGTTTGATGATCCATAATGTTTTTTAAAAAAGCTTTTAAAATATAAGAGTCTAAATTTAAAGTCTTTACATAATCAAATAGCAAATTCGAAGAAAAACAAATTAAATATGCAATACATAGTTCTAAAGTATCAACAAATCTAAATAAAGATTTCCCCATAGTTACACTGTAAACGGAAAACTTCTCTAATAGATTTATAGAGAAATTTTCCGTTTACTACCTCCTTAAAATATTCTTATAATATTAATAGTATTGATTAACCACAATATTCCATAAAAAAATTTCATAAGAGGACGCCTTTCGGTAAAATGGTAAGTAACCAAACGAAACCATGCCGAAAGGAAGTTGGCCTCTTATGAAAAAGTTTAGCATGATTTTAGAATGTATTCAATCATTCTTATCTGAAAACCGAATAAATTCTATCCTTGAAGAACTTGATTACAAGGATACTTCCAGAAAGTTCGATGTACAGAATCTTCTCAACTACTAGATTGCCGGTTATTCATTCGTAGATTTCTACAGGAATCTAGCTTTTGAAAGCCTGCATAATGAATGGGTCTGCTTAGTTTACGCTTTTTTAAAAAATACATGGTAGCTTTATATAGTTTTACTACCAAAATTTACATAATCAACACTACTGTTATAATATAAAGTTATTTAAGTGCTCCACGCTTCCAATAAAATTTGGTAGTGTATTTGTCTCCCCATCTTAAATCATCCCAAACTGAACCCGTAACCTTTCCATTGTAAGCAACCTTATTCATAAGAGTTCTTCCATTTCTAACATAGGTAAAAGATGTGCTTTTATAGGGTGAGCTACTGTAATTCCATGCAGCTCCATTATACTTAATTTGGAAAGACTCAGTAGAAGAAGCTCCACTTAGACGATTGCCAA is a window encoding:
- a CDS encoding ABC transporter ATP-binding protein; the encoded protein is MKNIINLNIKEKVFKKTHLSILNNFKLEVNAGEKIAIVGESGVGKSSLLNIIGLLDTQYKGKYTLFGSLTDNLHESKLAQWRNQKIGFVLQESALINSLTVEDNIKLPLLYADSEKKESILEDFESAMNAIGIEHILKKKPLDCSGGERSRAVFARGIIMKPKIILADEPTASLDMKNKERIVNLLFKMNKEFDTTIITVTHDLEVAKRHDRIIYLERG
- a CDS encoding ABC transporter permease encodes the protein MKIFKFFIKRIFLKRWILSISMILLLFAANYLTFTVARSILSTFQGYQEMENMDQEDIYIANLDPDSETNFDRITEKETQKVYDYLNSNFNYALYTDGFIISLPNNDDMEISLNYMNEEFYNLNQFELSQGTKLDFDYQFNKDEIPVLIGKGLSKTYPMGSTIKITDPVVEQPITLKVQGVLKQNAHHSNFYALNSKTYYNFSIFFPVNETFIKHANIDFHVNGLMDIIILQSTKERTVDLSEYIQKNLGLKFNFYSQKENNDFFKDYYLNSLKIISMITLILLVIITCLSIWNTLISIRLMLKDFTINLLIGLSYSKLRKILYSYFGILFFINLIVIFLITAYNRYGFWLKKDTFFATYGLFGLIGIDWLALLVVILFDIIIGMIIVENMVRKIKKIPISLGVLQ